The proteins below come from a single Lactobacillus johnsonii genomic window:
- a CDS encoding GNAT family N-acetyltransferase: MTVKYEIKEVLADNIRELQQISRQTFLETFGSQNSAEDMREFLDTAYAEEKLKDEVENANSSFYFLTVDNKVAGYLKVNEGDAQTEQVVPNALEVERIYLKQDFQHQGLGLVLIKLAEKIAKEKDKDNMWLGVWEKNYQAQTFYEKDGFKRVSQHTFVVGEDPQTDLILVKGLK, from the coding sequence ATGACAGTAAAATATGAGATTAAAGAAGTACTAGCAGATAATATTAGAGAATTACAACAAATTTCAAGACAAACATTTTTAGAAACGTTTGGATCACAAAATAGTGCCGAAGATATGAGAGAATTTTTGGATACAGCATATGCAGAAGAAAAATTAAAAGATGAAGTTGAAAATGCGAATAGTAGTTTTTACTTTTTAACTGTAGATAATAAAGTGGCTGGCTATTTAAAGGTGAATGAGGGAGATGCGCAAACAGAGCAGGTGGTTCCTAATGCTTTAGAAGTCGAAAGAATATATTTGAAGCAAGATTTTCAACATCAAGGTTTAGGATTAGTGCTAATCAAATTAGCTGAGAAAATAGCTAAAGAAAAAGATAAGGACAATATGTGGCTTGGAGTTTGGGAGAAAAATTATCAGGCTCAGACTTTCTATGAAAAAGATGGTTTTAAGAGAGTTAGTCAACACACTTTTGTAGTTGGAGAAGATCCACAGACGGATTTGATTTTAGTTAAGGGGTTGAAGTAA
- a CDS encoding DUF1304 domain-containing protein yields the protein MILRNIGILLTIIVGIEHIGIMWLEIFGKPDLQAKSFDMDVDFVKQPAAKTALANQGIYNGMLGLLILIVFFFFRMPTLITVWQLLLAFVVVVAIFGGFTASKKIFVVQMLPALIAFILLFF from the coding sequence ATGATTTTAAGAAATATCGGAATTCTTCTAACAATTATTGTTGGAATTGAGCATATTGGAATTATGTGGTTAGAAATTTTTGGGAAACCAGACTTACAAGCCAAGTCGTTTGACATGGATGTAGATTTTGTTAAACAGCCTGCCGCAAAAACAGCTTTAGCTAATCAAGGTATCTATAATGGAATGCTAGGTCTTTTAATCTTAATTGTATTTTTCTTCTTCAGAATGCCAACTTTAATCACTGTATGGCAACTTTTGCTTGCCTTTGTTGTAGTTGTCGCTATTTTTGGGGGCTTTACAGCAAGTAAAAAGATTTTTGTTGTTCAAATGCTACCTGCATTAATTGCCTTCATTCTACTTTTCTTCTAA
- a CDS encoding MarR family winged helix-turn-helix transcriptional regulator, whose translation MAEEDILREIGSISRALDSIANIEFKDLELNRGQYLYLTRVFEHPGIISDHLATLLNIDRTTTARGIRKLEREGLIFKEDDETNKKIKHLFVTDTGKKLAKEIERENVYSNTLVTKGLTKAEQARLQKYLSVLEKNARESWNFVKNGGKRKY comes from the coding sequence ATGGCAGAAGAAGATATTTTAAGAGAAATTGGTTCAATTTCACGAGCCTTAGATTCGATTGCTAACATTGAGTTTAAAGATTTGGAATTAAATCGTGGTCAATACTTATATTTAACTCGAGTTTTTGAACACCCCGGGATTATTTCTGATCACCTAGCTACATTATTAAATATTGATCGTACAACGACTGCCCGTGGAATTAGAAAACTTGAACGAGAGGGACTTATTTTTAAAGAAGATGATGAAACTAATAAGAAAATCAAACATTTATTTGTAACCGACACAGGTAAAAAATTAGCTAAAGAAATAGAAAGAGAAAACGTCTATTCAAATACGTTAGTAACAAAAGGCTTAACTAAAGCTGAACAGGCTCGATTACAAAAATATCTAAGTGTTCTCGAGAAAAATGCACGTGAAAGTTGGAATTTTGTAAAGAATGGTGGAAAGAGGAAGTATTAA
- a CDS encoding BadF/BadG/BcrA/BcrD ATPase family protein, whose product MLKYMIGIDAGGTHSTAIAYDENGKELGRAESGPGQINNDYELGIKNIAQAVNELRDKIDGDCIKVLAGIAGLSVVGNAPEVAATISSMVGNIPTRAITDSLLALYNGLEGADGALVIAGTGSVVNGRQNGSLIAVGGYGSLLGDEGSGYAITKAALQAALLSWDKREKNSLIDLFVKEFNVDNMGEVPAKFYNLTSPEVASKAVKVAKLADNGDEDARKIIADQAHLLARDIIMCLDRYEDPKPMRVALTGSVLSNNAMMRSYMEAEVKEKYPDAVFSVSNGENARGVIFDKSKDYRYFTNHNDDE is encoded by the coding sequence ATGTTGAAATATATGATCGGTATTGACGCAGGTGGTACACACTCTACGGCAATCGCTTATGATGAAAACGGTAAAGAATTAGGTCGTGCTGAATCCGGCCCAGGTCAAATCAACAATGACTACGAACTCGGTATCAAGAATATTGCTCAAGCAGTTAATGAATTGCGTGACAAAATTGATGGCGATTGTATTAAAGTTTTAGCCGGAATTGCCGGTTTATCCGTTGTTGGTAATGCACCAGAAGTTGCAGCAACTATTTCTTCAATGGTTGGTAATATTCCAACTCGTGCTATTACTGACTCACTTCTTGCTCTTTACAATGGTCTTGAAGGAGCAGACGGTGCTTTAGTTATTGCTGGTACTGGATCTGTTGTTAATGGTCGTCAAAACGGCTCTTTAATTGCTGTTGGTGGTTACGGTTCTTTACTTGGAGATGAAGGTAGTGGTTACGCTATTACCAAGGCTGCTCTTCAAGCTGCTCTTCTTAGCTGGGACAAGCGTGAAAAGAATTCTTTAATTGATTTATTCGTTAAAGAATTCAATGTTGATAACATGGGTGAAGTTCCTGCTAAATTCTACAACTTAACTAGTCCAGAAGTTGCTTCAAAGGCTGTTAAAGTTGCTAAGTTAGCAGATAACGGTGATGAAGATGCTCGTAAAATCATTGCAGATCAAGCACATCTTTTGGCACGCGATATTATTATGTGCTTAGACCGTTACGAAGATCCTAAGCCAATGCGCGTTGCTTTAACTGGTTCAGTTCTTTCAAACAACGCTATGATGCGTTCATACATGGAAGCAGAAGTTAAAGAAAAATACCCAGACGCAGTATTTAGCGTTTCAAACGGTGAAAACGCACGTGGTGTAATTTTTGATAAGAGTAAAGATTACCGCTACTTCACTAACCATAACGATGATGAATAA
- a CDS encoding TetR/AcrR family transcriptional regulator yields the protein MAKKRALDRSKVIDQAITIISEKGLSELTMPTLAKALGIRSQSLYHYVANRNDLLVLVCVNRLQVLRQHLTKKIIGHSGLDALFRFADEIRDFLLHDKAISSIYYGLNEYVQNEQIREEVLKIVDLGEKLDVGKKNVVSLHSLLGAVLGYVFLDRYVIDETKKEADDNYHEMLLRLVAPKLQVEGTK from the coding sequence TTGGCTAAAAAAAGAGCTTTGGACCGCTCAAAAGTGATTGATCAAGCTATAACAATTATTAGTGAAAAGGGATTAAGCGAATTAACAATGCCAACTTTAGCTAAAGCATTGGGGATTAGGTCTCAATCTTTGTATCACTATGTTGCTAATCGTAATGATTTATTAGTTTTAGTTTGTGTTAATAGACTGCAAGTTTTGCGTCAGCACCTAACAAAGAAGATAATAGGCCATTCAGGTCTAGATGCTTTGTTTAGATTTGCAGATGAAATACGAGACTTTTTACTACATGATAAGGCTATTTCTAGTATTTACTATGGACTAAATGAATATGTTCAAAATGAGCAAATTCGTGAAGAGGTTTTAAAGATAGTAGATCTAGGAGAAAAGCTGGATGTAGGCAAGAAAAATGTTGTTTCTTTGCATAGTTTACTTGGAGCTGTTTTGGGTTATGTTTTCTTAGATCGATATGTGATCGATGAAACAAAAAAAGAAGCTGACGATAATTACCATGAGATGCTTTTAAGACTTGTAGCACCAAAACTTCAAGTTGAAGGTACAAAATAA
- a CDS encoding MMPL family transporter, which translates to MKLLKNHLGALIAWIAILLIAVFSLPNVDALTRQHSEISLPKDVQSSIATNIESKWGHGQDNTYVVGVVFNKKHGKLTSSDKEKIDNTIRFLKDNKKKLGIKSMMTPNDNYATKAQLISKDKTTEIVQLNIANDHSTVSNVNKTLTKAVKTPGVRTYVTGVRILEDDFSASVQDGIKKTELITIFFIFIVLVIVFKSPIVPIISLLTVGVSFITSFSIVTNLVEKFNFPFSNFTQVFMVIVLFGIGTDYNILLYDKFKENLSKGMSNYEATNDALRKAGKTILYSGSSILIGFSALGLANFSIYRSAVGVAVGVAVLLVVLLTLNPFFMAVLGKKLFWPVKKFEGESNSKLWHALSKGSLTHPIIYLVVMAVAVLPFALFYSNNLNYDDADEISNSTPSKAGLLVLQDHFSIGTPEYSTLYIQSKDKLDNEKSLKEIDQIVKKIQADPDVKFASSVTEPNGKSIKRLYVDNQLGTVNSGVNTARNGLGTLSNGSKQITNGAVQLQNGANQLSNGTGRLQAGANQLASGTTRLQNGAEALRSGTMRLATGAGRLESGTLNLQQGAVQLENGTIKLANGAASLQSGTQSLQNGTQALVNGLNTMSAQLSGQMNSATKAQLDALQKGLPQINNGIQQLNQALGQSSSSVDTAGLKANLTDVGTQAKTIGDNLTQAGNTLKGLQSSGAGLSDSEKAELTQAYAQAMDSAKLNDQQKQAMSAAFSQILGKVESASTQKTQNLTSSLQSVAGNIQAAGEADKKLGESANNVGNTLQTLQGLMGQVDNLKQQVNTLATASNTALPGATTALNQLSSGLTQVQGAVAQGAAGASRLNDGAARLNSGAGQLASGLQAGVAGSSQLANGAGQLANGAGQLNTGLQSGLNGTNQLANGIGQLNSGAGQLSSGIGQLNGGAKQLANGAGQIASNNPKITAGIDKVNNGLGAGQEYLTGLADSAAGKTFYIPANMIHSSSFKPALDNYMSSDLKSTKIIIILKMNPASTEGAKKAHEISNMVKKSVKGTSLAGSTVAMGGQSEKIYDTQETASSDFLRTAIIMLVGIGIALIFVTRSVLQPMFILGTLVIAYLTSLSINQWIVKAVLGRSLLAWNTPFFSFIMIVALGVDYSIFLMMRYRELGEVNPGWSTSQRMLEACDIIGTVVISAAIILGGTFAALIPSGVPTLIEVALCVDIGLLLLVFLLPINMSAAMKITYEGLGRKKNKEEAK; encoded by the coding sequence ATGAAATTGCTGAAAAATCATCTTGGTGCTTTGATAGCATGGATAGCAATTTTGCTAATTGCTGTCTTCTCGTTGCCAAATGTGGATGCATTGACACGTCAGCATTCAGAAATTTCACTTCCTAAAGATGTTCAAAGTTCTATTGCAACGAACATTGAAAGTAAGTGGGGGCATGGACAAGATAATACCTATGTTGTAGGGGTAGTTTTTAATAAAAAACACGGGAAACTAACCTCGAGTGATAAGGAGAAAATTGACAATACAATTCGCTTTTTAAAGGACAATAAGAAAAAGCTTGGTATTAAGTCAATGATGACTCCTAATGACAACTATGCAACAAAAGCACAATTAATTTCTAAAGATAAAACAACAGAAATTGTGCAATTAAATATTGCTAATGATCATTCGACTGTTTCTAACGTTAATAAGACTTTAACAAAGGCTGTTAAAACTCCAGGAGTTAGAACATATGTAACTGGGGTTAGAATTCTTGAAGATGATTTCTCTGCTTCGGTTCAAGATGGTATTAAAAAGACTGAATTAATTACTATCTTCTTTATTTTCATTGTTTTAGTAATTGTATTTAAGTCGCCAATTGTGCCAATAATTTCATTATTAACAGTTGGTGTTTCATTTATTACTTCATTCTCAATTGTTACTAATTTAGTAGAGAAATTTAACTTTCCATTTTCAAACTTTACTCAAGTTTTCATGGTTATTGTTTTGTTTGGTATTGGTACTGACTACAATATCCTGCTGTATGATAAATTTAAAGAGAACTTGAGTAAGGGGATGTCGAACTATGAGGCAACAAATGATGCGTTGCGTAAAGCTGGTAAGACAATTCTTTATTCTGGATCTTCAATCTTAATTGGATTTAGTGCATTAGGTTTAGCTAACTTCTCAATTTACCGTTCAGCTGTTGGGGTTGCTGTTGGGGTTGCTGTATTATTAGTAGTACTTTTGACTTTAAACCCATTCTTTATGGCTGTCTTAGGTAAGAAATTATTCTGGCCAGTTAAGAAATTTGAAGGTGAAAGCAACTCTAAGTTATGGCATGCTCTTTCAAAAGGGAGCTTGACTCATCCAATTATTTACTTAGTTGTAATGGCAGTTGCAGTATTGCCATTTGCCTTATTCTATTCAAATAATTTGAATTATGATGATGCCGATGAAATTTCTAATTCTACACCATCAAAAGCTGGATTATTAGTTTTACAAGATCATTTCTCAATTGGTACTCCTGAATATTCAACTTTATATATTCAGAGCAAAGATAAGCTTGATAACGAAAAGAGCTTAAAAGAAATCGATCAGATTGTTAAAAAGATTCAAGCAGATCCAGATGTTAAATTTGCATCTTCTGTAACTGAACCAAATGGGAAATCAATTAAACGTCTTTACGTTGACAACCAATTAGGCACTGTTAACTCAGGTGTGAATACTGCTAGAAATGGTCTAGGAACTTTAAGTAACGGTAGTAAACAAATTACTAACGGTGCTGTTCAACTACAAAATGGTGCAAACCAACTTTCTAACGGAACTGGTCGTCTCCAAGCTGGTGCAAATCAATTAGCTAGCGGAACTACACGTCTTCAAAATGGTGCAGAAGCTCTTAGATCAGGAACTATGCGTTTAGCAACTGGTGCTGGTCGTTTAGAGAGTGGTACTTTGAACTTACAACAAGGTGCTGTACAACTTGAAAACGGAACTATTAAGTTGGCTAATGGGGCTGCAAGTTTACAAAGTGGTACTCAGAGTTTGCAAAATGGTACTCAAGCCTTAGTAAATGGTTTGAATACTATGAGTGCACAATTATCTGGACAAATGAATAGTGCTACTAAGGCACAATTAGATGCTCTTCAAAAGGGATTGCCTCAAATTAATAATGGTATTCAACAATTGAATCAAGCATTGGGTCAATCATCAAGTTCTGTAGATACTGCTGGTCTAAAAGCTAATCTAACTGATGTTGGTACTCAAGCCAAAACTATAGGCGATAATTTAACTCAAGCAGGTAACACTTTAAAAGGTTTACAAAGCTCAGGTGCTGGTCTTAGCGATAGTGAAAAAGCTGAGTTAACACAAGCTTATGCTCAAGCTATGGATAGTGCTAAGTTAAATGATCAACAAAAGCAGGCTATGAGTGCAGCCTTTAGTCAAATTTTAGGTAAAGTAGAATCTGCTTCTACTCAAAAAACTCAGAATCTTACTTCAAGCTTACAAAGTGTAGCTGGTAATATTCAAGCAGCTGGTGAAGCAGATAAGAAACTTGGAGAGTCAGCAAATAATGTAGGAAATACTTTACAAACCCTTCAAGGTTTAATGGGTCAAGTTGATAACTTGAAACAACAAGTAAACACTTTAGCTACTGCATCAAACACTGCTTTACCAGGCGCAACTACTGCTTTGAACCAATTAAGCTCAGGCTTAACCCAAGTTCAAGGTGCTGTAGCTCAAGGTGCTGCCGGTGCTAGTCGCTTAAATGATGGCGCAGCTCGCTTAAACAGTGGAGCAGGTCAACTTGCAAGTGGTTTACAAGCAGGTGTAGCTGGTTCTAGTCAGCTTGCAAATGGTGCCGGTCAATTAGCAAACGGTGCTGGTCAATTAAACACTGGTTTACAATCTGGTTTAAACGGCACTAACCAATTGGCAAATGGTATTGGTCAATTAAACAGTGGTGCAGGTCAATTAAGTTCAGGTATTGGTCAACTTAATGGCGGTGCAAAACAATTAGCAAATGGTGCTGGTCAAATTGCATCAAATAATCCTAAGATTACTGCCGGAATTGACAAAGTAAATAACGGTTTAGGTGCTGGTCAAGAATACTTAACTGGCTTAGCTGATTCAGCAGCTGGGAAGACTTTCTACATCCCAGCAAACATGATTCACTCATCTAGCTTTAAACCTGCTCTTGATAACTACATGAGTTCAGATCTTAAATCTACTAAGATCATTATCATTCTAAAGATGAACCCTGCTTCAACTGAAGGAGCAAAGAAGGCTCATGAAATTAGTAACATGGTTAAGAAATCAGTTAAGGGTACAAGTCTTGCTGGTTCAACAGTTGCAATGGGTGGACAATCTGAAAAGATTTACGATACTCAAGAAACTGCAAGTAGCGACTTCTTAAGAACTGCAATTATTATGTTAGTAGGTATTGGTATTGCCTTGATCTTTGTTACTAGATCAGTATTGCAACCAATGTTTATCCTAGGTACTTTGGTAATTGCATACCTAACTTCTTTATCAATTAATCAATGGATTGTTAAGGCCGTTTTAGGTAGATCATTATTGGCTTGGAACACCCCATTCTTCAGTTTCATCATGATTGTTGCTTTGGGTGTTGACTACTCAATCTTCCTAATGATGCGTTATCGTGAGTTGGGAGAAGTAAACCCTGGCTGGAGCACAAGTCAACGAATGCTTGAAGCCTGCGACATTATCGGAACAGTTGTAATATCAGCAGCTATTATCCTTGGTGGTACTTTCGCCGCCTTAATCCCATCTGGTGTACCAACTTTAATTGAAGTTGCATTATGTGTGGATATTGGATTATTACTTTTGGTATTCTTACTTCCAATTAATATGTCTGCTGCCATGAAGATTACTTACGAAGGCTTAGGCAGAAAAAAGAATAAAGAAGAGGCTAAATAA
- a CDS encoding GNAT family N-acetyltransferase: protein MKFCFKTIDEMTGYEAFCVERLRNEVFVSEQKITLPEIDDEDFHAIHVFSLNDGKDDALATCRIFKDGNGDWYLGRVVVSKDARGMHLGSKMIKEVHEYLKEKDVNRLYCHAQMTAKPFYDHLGYQVKGDIFDEGGIEHVLMYKDL from the coding sequence ATGAAATTTTGTTTTAAGACAATTGATGAAATGACTGGATATGAGGCTTTTTGCGTCGAACGGCTAAGAAATGAAGTTTTTGTTAGTGAACAAAAAATTACCTTACCTGAAATAGATGATGAAGATTTTCATGCAATTCATGTTTTTAGTTTAAATGACGGAAAAGATGATGCTTTAGCTACTTGTCGAATTTTTAAAGATGGAAATGGAGATTGGTATTTAGGTCGAGTTGTGGTCTCAAAAGATGCACGGGGAATGCATCTTGGAAGTAAAATGATAAAAGAAGTTCATGAGTACCTAAAAGAAAAAGATGTTAATAGGTTATACTGCCATGCGCAAATGACGGCCAAGCCTTTCTATGATCATCTTGGTTATCAAGTTAAAGGTGATATATTTGATGAGGGCGGTATAGAACACGTATTAATGTATAAAGATCTATAG
- a CDS encoding MBL fold metallo-hydrolase → MTSKPKTTVTFYNGLTTIGGPMIEVAYDKSHVLFDLGEVYRPELGLKMEDEDFSTLLKYQLIGDVPNFYDPKITGKEIDHERWQHSAAYISHLHLDHSKAMNLLAPDIPLYAGPLTAALLPVLNRDGEFLLPAADKPKNYTRPIIAAKLNQPIKVGDITLTVVPSDHDAYGATGLIIKTPDKTIVHTGDIRLHGYHPDWVRQFMAAGKECDMLIIEGTGVSWPERSEEDSEEFKGVKNEVELTERVVKYQKDNPKRQLTFNTYPTNVERILRIISDSPRKVVLHAKRAELLKLALQQDVPYYYLPEDEKIDALDPNLEVSYQDLLKDDHQYFWQVVGHYDQLQKGGLYIHSNAEPLGDFDPAYAPFIENIEKRGIELITLRCSGHADVAELKEIIAGFEPKILAPVHTLHPELEENPFGERILPKRGEVFTLS, encoded by the coding sequence ATGACCTCAAAGCCTAAAACTACAGTTACTTTTTATAATGGGTTAACGACTATTGGCGGCCCAATGATTGAAGTAGCTTATGATAAGTCACATGTATTATTTGATTTAGGAGAAGTGTACCGTCCAGAACTTGGATTAAAAATGGAAGATGAAGATTTTTCAACCCTTCTTAAATATCAATTGATTGGTGATGTACCAAATTTCTATGATCCAAAGATTACGGGAAAAGAAATAGATCATGAACGTTGGCAACATAGCGCAGCTTATATTTCTCATCTTCATTTGGATCATAGTAAAGCTATGAATCTTTTAGCGCCCGATATTCCACTATATGCTGGTCCATTAACTGCGGCTTTGCTACCAGTCTTGAATCGGGATGGGGAATTTTTATTACCAGCAGCTGATAAACCGAAGAATTATACTCGTCCTATAATTGCTGCTAAATTAAACCAGCCCATTAAAGTTGGAGATATAACTTTAACAGTTGTTCCTAGTGATCATGATGCTTACGGAGCAACTGGGTTAATCATCAAAACGCCTGATAAGACAATCGTTCATACTGGGGATATTCGCTTGCATGGTTATCATCCCGATTGGGTGCGTCAATTTATGGCGGCCGGTAAGGAATGTGATATGCTAATTATCGAAGGTACTGGTGTTTCATGGCCAGAACGTAGTGAAGAGGATAGTGAAGAGTTCAAAGGCGTTAAGAATGAGGTTGAACTTACTGAAAGAGTAGTTAAATACCAAAAAGATAATCCAAAGCGCCAGTTGACTTTTAATACTTATCCTACAAATGTAGAGCGAATTTTGAGAATTATTTCAGATTCTCCTCGAAAAGTAGTCCTTCATGCTAAACGTGCTGAATTATTAAAATTGGCATTACAGCAGGATGTTCCTTACTACTACTTGCCAGAAGATGAAAAGATTGATGCGCTCGATCCAAATCTTGAAGTTAGTTATCAAGATCTTCTAAAGGACGATCATCAATATTTCTGGCAAGTAGTGGGTCATTATGATCAACTACAAAAGGGAGGCTTATACATTCATAGTAATGCTGAGCCTCTTGGGGATTTTGATCCAGCTTATGCTCCGTTTATTGAAAATATTGAAAAACGTGGAATTGAATTGATAACTCTACGTTGTTCAGGACATGCGGATGTAGCTGAATTAAAAGAAATTATTGCGGGTTTTGAGCCAAAAATTTTGGCTCCTGTGCACACATTGCATCCAGAATTAGAAGAAAACCCATTTGGAGAAAGGATTTTACCTAAGCGCGGAGAGGTATTTACGCTTAGTTAA
- a CDS encoding serine hydrolase — translation MKNKIFLGAILSSFCALAFYMTSINHMKTQTLEIYGNSTAKVAQKSKMKEGTKQTRITNGESEIGEAAISKNSNKDLAKAIVKASSNVQGNYQVSVKDLNNPKIFADLTNTSQDNLNAGNVLKLFVLLAYYKAVQDKSLNSATPYKVKSSDLNGGDKVLKTDMAYSYTYLLDLMMRQQNNNAANIILNKIGKEKVNQTAKEFGAGNTEITDNFGKDFAGKTSSGDLVNTMQKLYQGKILGTSVDNQILGQLANFPEKGLAKNINGVVYKIADKKQGAAIIQEDGKPYTMAMVSEEDADLAKIGDSINNWMTKQK, via the coding sequence ATGAAAAATAAAATATTTTTAGGGGCGATTTTATCCTCTTTTTGTGCATTAGCTTTTTATATGACTAGTATTAATCATATGAAGACACAAACTTTAGAAATTTATGGAAATTCAACAGCCAAAGTAGCTCAAAAAAGTAAAATGAAAGAGGGCACTAAACAAACTCGTATTACTAATGGAGAAAGTGAGATTGGAGAGGCCGCTATTTCAAAAAATAGTAATAAAGATTTAGCTAAAGCCATTGTTAAAGCTAGTTCAAACGTTCAAGGAAACTATCAAGTAAGTGTAAAGGACTTGAATAATCCTAAAATATTTGCCGATTTAACAAATACTAGTCAGGACAATTTAAATGCTGGGAATGTTCTAAAATTATTTGTGCTGCTCGCTTATTACAAGGCAGTTCAAGATAAAAGCTTAAACTCGGCGACTCCTTATAAAGTTAAATCAAGTGACTTAAATGGTGGAGATAAGGTATTAAAGACTGATATGGCTTATTCCTATACATATTTACTTGATTTAATGATGCGTCAGCAAAATAATAATGCAGCTAATATTATTTTGAATAAAATTGGAAAAGAAAAAGTAAATCAAACTGCAAAAGAGTTTGGTGCAGGCAATACTGAAATTACTGATAATTTTGGTAAAGATTTTGCCGGAAAAACCAGTAGTGGTGACTTAGTTAATACTATGCAAAAGCTTTACCAGGGAAAAATTTTAGGAACTAGTGTGGATAATCAAATTTTAGGACAGTTAGCTAATTTTCCTGAAAAAGGCTTAGCCAAAAACATTAATGGTGTGGTTTATAAAATAGCTGATAAAAAACAAGGAGCAGCCATAATTCAAGAAGATGGTAAGCCTTATACGATGGCAATGGTTAGTGAAGAAGATGCTGATCTAGCTAAAATTGGTGATTCGATTAATAATTGGATGACTAAACAAAAATAG
- a CDS encoding extracellular solute-binding protein, with protein sequence MKFTKKFAAVAVAALALVGTTACSNSKSNDSSSSKSADIPTKITKKTTVVFWHGMTGTQEKTLQSLTKDFEKKNPNITVKLENQGKYTDLQAKINSTLQSPNNLPTITQAYPGWLLNAANSKRLVDMTPYINNSKIGWGSAKKSDIREELLKGAQIKGTQYGIPFNKSVEMLTYNKDLLDKYGVKVPKTMAELKAASKKIYEKSNHKVVGAGFDSLSNYYVLGMKDEGVNFSKNINFTGSKSKKVINYYADGIKAGYFKTAGSAGYLSGDFSNQKVAMFVGTSAGEGFVKMGVGNKFQYGVAPRPSKYNMQQGTDIYMFNKGTAEQKAAAFMYIKYLLGKNQQLTWADQTGYIPVTNNVINSSAYKNSTKSKVPAQLDKAMKNLYSVPVVKNSNAAYTQLNSIMQNIFAQAKKGQNWNSQIDAGKTKFESAWNQ encoded by the coding sequence ATGAAGTTCACTAAAAAATTTGCAGCAGTTGCAGTTGCTGCTTTAGCCCTTGTAGGCACTACTGCTTGCTCAAATTCTAAGAGTAATGATAGCTCAAGTAGTAAGTCAGCTGATATTCCAACTAAGATTACCAAGAAAACTACTGTAGTTTTCTGGCATGGTATGACTGGAACTCAAGAAAAGACTTTACAAAGCTTGACTAAGGATTTTGAAAAGAAGAATCCTAACATTACTGTTAAGCTTGAAAACCAAGGTAAGTATACTGATTTACAAGCAAAGATTAACTCAACTTTGCAATCACCAAATAACTTGCCTACAATTACTCAAGCTTATCCTGGCTGGCTTTTAAATGCCGCTAATAGCAAACGCTTGGTTGATATGACCCCTTACATTAACAATAGTAAGATTGGTTGGGGCTCAGCTAAGAAGAGTGACATCCGTGAAGAATTATTAAAGGGTGCACAAATTAAGGGTACTCAATATGGTATTCCATTTAATAAATCTGTTGAAATGTTAACTTATAACAAAGATTTATTAGATAAATATGGTGTTAAAGTACCAAAGACAATGGCTGAATTAAAGGCAGCATCTAAGAAGATTTACGAAAAGAGTAACCACAAGGTTGTTGGTGCTGGATTCGACTCACTTTCAAACTACTACGTTTTAGGTATGAAGGATGAAGGCGTAAACTTCTCTAAGAACATCAACTTTACTGGTTCTAAGTCTAAGAAAGTAATCAACTACTATGCTGATGGTATTAAAGCTGGTTACTTCAAGACTGCTGGTTCAGCTGGTTACCTTTCTGGTGACTTCTCTAACCAAAAGGTTGCAATGTTTGTAGGTACTAGTGCTGGTGAAGGATTTGTTAAGATGGGTGTTGGTAATAAGTTCCAATACGGTGTTGCACCTCGTCCTTCTAAGTACAACATGCAACAAGGTACTGATATCTACATGTTCAACAAGGGTACTGCAGAACAAAAGGCAGCTGCCTTCATGTACATTAAGTACTTGTTAGGTAAGAACCAACAATTGACTTGGGCTGATCAAACTGGATACATCCCTGTAACTAACAATGTGATTAACTCTAGTGCTTACAAGAACTCAACTAAGTCTAAAGTTCCTGCTCAATTAGACAAGGCAATGAAGAACTTATACAGTGTTCCTGTAGTTAAGAACAGCAACGCTGCATACACTCAATTGAATTCAATTATGCAAAACATCTTTGCACAAGCAAAGAAGGGTCAAAACTGGAATTCACAAATTGATGCCGGTAAGACTAAGTTCGAAAGTGCTTGGAATCAATAA